From the genome of Dermochelys coriacea isolate rDerCor1 chromosome 1, rDerCor1.pri.v4, whole genome shotgun sequence:
TCCAAAGAGCCCCTGATTTCTACAAGTCCCAAGAGAGCTAAAGACTCTTCTGTCTGTGTCTAGGAACacattaaaatagtttttctcATGGCTAGTATGAaccaaaatgtaaaacaaaaaacagaattaaCATTATAGATTAAGTTTTTGATAAAAGTTTGAGTTGAAAGGGAGAAAAGTATGTTGCGTTGCTCAAAAATAACTAACTTTAACCAAGGTAGGAAGGGGACTCTCCCCTTCTCAGCTGGAAAGAAGGTAATCACTACAACAATGGGGAAGTAAAGCTGGGAATAACATGTATATTTATGTTTGTGTATGGAGGGTTTCAAGAGTTATATGAAGGACCACACTGCTACAGGAGAGGAAAAACTAGGTTGAGAAGTACTAGAAAGGAAAAGGTGGTTGGCCCAGGGAGCCAGTGCTTAGTGCTAGTTAGTGATACTAGGTTTTAACCTCAACACGCTTTGCTTTTCTACCACTCTCTATGAAGCATCATCAATTTGTCTCAAACTCATTCCGCTCATTTACATTGCTGTTTGGTAATTTTACGTGTCACCAagcttttagattcatagatactaaggtcagaagggaccattctgatcatctagtctgacctcctgcacagcacaggccacataatctcatccacccactcctacgaaaaacctcacctatgcctgagctattgaagtcctcaaatcgtggtttaaagacttcaaggagcacagaagcctccctcaagtcacccatgccccatgctacagaggaaggcgaaaaacctccagggcctctccaatctgccctggaggaaaattccttcccgaccccaaatatggcgatcagctaaaccctgagcatatggccaagattcaccagccagataaaacagaaaattctttcctgggtaactcagatcgcatccatctaatatcccatctcaggggattaggcctatttaccctgaatatttaaagatcaattacttaccaaaattccattatcccatcataccatctcctccataaacttatcgagtagaatcttaaaaccagatagatcttttgcccccactgcttcccttggaaggctattccaaaacttcactcctctgatggttagaaacctttatctaatttcaagtctcaacttcctggtggccagtttatacccatttgttcttgtgtccacattggtgctgagctgaaataattcctctccctctcctgtatttatccctctgatatatttatagagagcaaccatatctcccctcaaccttcttttagttaggctaaacaagccaagctccttaagtctcctttcataagacaagttttccattcctcggatcatcctagtagcccttctctgtacctgctccagtttgaaattcatcctttttaaacatgggagaccagaactgcacacagtattctaggtgaggtctcaccagtgccttgtataatggtactaaaacctccttatccctactggaaatgcctctcctgatgcatcccaaaaccgcattaggttttttcacagccatatcacattggcagctcatagtcatcctatgatcaaccactactccaaggtccttctcctcttctgttatttctaattgatgcgtccccaacttataactaaaattcttgttattaatccctaaatgcataaccttacagttttcactattaaatttcatcctattactattactccagtttacaaggtcatccagatcctcctgtataatatcccgatccttctctgaattggcaatacctctcagctttgtatcatctgcaaactttattagcacactcccactttttgtgccaaggtcagtaataaaaagattaaataagattggtcccaaaaccgatccctgaggaactccactggtaatctccctccaacctgacagttcacctttcagtaggacccgttgcagtctcccctttaatcaattccttatccaccttctgatgttcatattgatccccatcttctccaatttaactaataattccccatgtggcacggtatcaaatgccttactgaaatctaggtaaattagatccaatgcatttcctttatctaaaaaatctgttactttttaaaaaaaaaaaggagattaggttggtttagcacgatctaccttttgtaaaaccatgttgtattttgtccaatttaccattgagttcaatgtccttaactaatttctccttcaaaattttttccaggaccttgcatactacagatgtcaaactaactggcctgtagttacccggatcacttttttttcctttcttaaaaataggaactatattagcaattctccaatcattcggtactactcctgagtttacagattcattaaaaattcttgctaatgggcttgcaatttcaggtgccaattcctttaatattcttggatgaagattatctgggtcccctgatttagtcccattaagctgtttgcgtttcgcttctacctcagatatggtagtatctacctccatatcctcattcccatttgtcatgctaccattatccctaagatcttctttagccttattaaagactgaggcaaagtatttgtttagttattgggccatgcctagattatctttaacctccactccatcctcagtgttaagcggccccacttcttctttcttcgttttcttcttatttatatggctatagaaccttttactattggttttaattccctttgcaaggtccaactctactcgacttttagccttttGAATCTGACAAGGAAGATGCACATAGTACAGCTACCTTTCACCACATTTGCTGGATCCAGAAATGAGGCATACTTAATAGTGCTGTGGAAATCAATCACATTAGTCATTTCAGTTCCCAGTGTATATCTGTCTTGGCTTTTAACAGCCTCTAGCAGTCCTGATAAAATCCAAATGATTATGCTGGGCAGGGGAAAGCATCTTGAGGAGTTAGTGGAGATTACATCTACCACCACTATTTAGCTCTAATGATGCTTGAACCCTCCCAAATACTGGAACCtttcggggggaggaggaagatggctAAACTCCAGCTGTTTACATAGAATCAGACTGAAGCAACCAGGAGCGCTCCTTCCCATGTGTGTTTGGCCTAGAGATTGCAACATTTCCTCATAGATTCAGACCTGGCTGGAGTGATTTGTCATCTCTAGATCAGACTACCACAATGAGCTTGGCATGAGGCTTTACCGTAAATCCATTTGGAAGATGAAACTAGAGCAGAATGCAGCAGCTGACTTGTTAAATAAAATAGCTCAGTGAGTACATTACATCTGTTCTCTGGGACATGCACTGGCTGCCTCTTGGCTTTCAAGTAGTTTGACTTATCAAACCCTAAATGGCCTGGGAGCTTTCTACAGGAGATGCCACTTCTCTTTGTGTGATACTTTTATACTTGAGATCAACAGAGTAGCTGCTGGTAGGGCATTCTCCATGAAGACCCCATGACTTTGGAGTTCATACCCTCTTCCCTTCATTGAAGTAGGCAGTTGGGGATAGAACTTTTTTCAAAGTTGGGTGGATGATGAAAGGTTGAAGACCTTGATTTACTGACTATGGGGAAAAGCAtgttgctggtttttttttttgtcccccccccccctttagtaTTCCAGCATGTATGCAAAGAATAGTAGCCATATTTATATACATAATCCACGTACTTACAAATGTCCCTCAGGTCTCTTTCATGAAACATTTAAGATTACAACATATTGAAGGCATTAGAGAAAACCCAATTTTATTCtctgaagaaatttaaaaaacccagctACAGTAGAAACTGATGATTTGGTAGGTGGTGCTCTTCTCTCTGAATTACTATTGCATGAGCTATAGTGGTGGTAGGTGCTAGTGAAATCTTTCCAAATAAGCATAGATTTGAGGTCTTGACCTCTTGTGCTCCTTAAGAATCCTCTGGTATTTTTCTTACAAGCTGCCTTTGCTCTTAAAAGGGCCAATTACTACATGGAAGACAGCTAGAAAATAACTGTTTGAAGGAAAGTTTCTAGAAGATGAGACAAATCAACACTCATGTCAGGGGAGAGTTTTGCCCTGGTTCCTTGGATGTTGTCCGTCATATCAGGAACTAGCATCTGATAAGCAGATTGTGTCTCCTTCAGGTGAGAATCTAAGCCTAGGAATAATAGAAAACCTAAGCGAGGAAACCTAAATGAAGTTTCaataaactgttttatttaacAATAAATAAGAATTGTAACAAGCAAATGTCATTTTTAAGTCCTTGTGAGCGGCAAACATTCTAGCGAACTCTTCCCTCCCTATGAATCCCATCCTTTCCCTCCTGGCTGTTGAGGCAGTTTAAGGCCCACAAGGCCAGCAGCTTCCTCAGTGGAGCGCTCTCCTTTGGCGTGGTACTCTTGGTGAAGCGCTAGGTGTCGACGGACACTGCGCAGCAGACAGAGATACGTAGCAGCCTGGAAATGCAGCTCATGCTGGGCCCTGCAGAGTTTCTCACTGGTGACCTGCAGACAGGAGGAAGCCAGACAACAGGCTTAGCACATG
Proteins encoded in this window:
- the FMC1 gene encoding protein FMC1 homolog, giving the protein MAGLGSPLRTLRSLVRELRYVSAQAGRPYRDTAAYGHLREAFRAHRVTSEKLCRAQHELHFQAATYLCLLRSVRRHLALHQEYHAKGERSTEEAAGLVGLKLPQQPGGKGWDS